The following coding sequences lie in one Psychrobacter arenosus genomic window:
- the ilvD gene encoding dihydroxy-acid dehydratase, whose translation MDYRSKTSTGGRNMAGARALWRATGMTDGDFGKPIIAIANSFTQFVPGHVHLKDLGQMVAREIEKAGGVAKEFNTIAVDDGIAMGHSGMLYSLPSRDLIADSVEYMVNAHCADALVCISNCDKITPGMLMAAMRLNIPVVFISGGPMEAGKILASTVGKSHNSEDNDGSAIRKLDLVDAMMDAADDNISDEDVAAIEASACPTCGSCSGMFTANSMNCLTEALGLALPGNGSLLATHSLRRELFLEAGRTIVALAKRRYEQDDDSVLPRSIATKAAFENAMTLDIAMGGSTNTILHLLAAANEAEVDFKMHDIDRLSRNVPCLSKVAPASQKYHMEDVHRAGGVFALLAELDRAGLLHTDVPTIHSATMKEAIDKWDIMNPNNAEARARYIAAPGGIRTTEAFSQSQEWSNLDVNRESGCIRSAQHAYSTDGGLAVLYGNIAERGCVVKTAGVDDSILVFTGRARIFESQDDAVAAVLADQIVAGDVVIIRYEGPKGGPGMQEMLYPTTYLKSKGLGKACALLTDGRFSGGTSGLSIGHASPEAAEGGAIGLVQEGDTIHIDIPNRTINMQVSDAELAARREEMESRGSQAWKPVSRERYVTPALRAYAAMTTSADTGAIRDVSQVER comes from the coding sequence ATGGACTACCGCTCAAAAACTTCAACTGGCGGCCGTAATATGGCTGGTGCTCGTGCCCTATGGCGTGCTACAGGTATGACTGACGGCGACTTTGGCAAGCCTATTATTGCCATTGCCAACTCATTTACTCAGTTTGTACCAGGTCACGTGCATCTAAAAGACTTAGGGCAAATGGTCGCGCGTGAGATTGAAAAAGCTGGCGGTGTCGCAAAAGAGTTTAATACTATCGCAGTCGATGATGGGATCGCCATGGGTCATAGCGGTATGTTGTACTCTCTACCCAGTCGCGATTTAATTGCTGACTCGGTTGAATACATGGTCAACGCTCACTGTGCAGATGCCTTAGTTTGTATCTCTAACTGCGATAAAATCACCCCAGGTATGTTGATGGCGGCTATGCGCTTGAACATCCCAGTAGTATTTATCTCAGGTGGCCCAATGGAAGCCGGCAAAATCTTAGCCAGCACCGTCGGTAAAAGCCATAATAGTGAAGACAACGATGGTAGCGCCATCCGTAAGCTAGACCTCGTCGATGCGATGATGGACGCGGCTGATGACAATATCAGTGATGAAGATGTCGCTGCTATTGAAGCCTCCGCTTGTCCTACTTGTGGCTCATGTTCAGGCATGTTTACCGCCAACTCTATGAACTGCTTGACCGAAGCACTAGGTCTAGCCTTGCCGGGTAATGGCTCACTATTGGCCACGCACTCGCTACGCCGTGAGCTGTTTTTAGAAGCGGGCCGCACTATTGTAGCCCTAGCCAAGCGTCGCTATGAGCAAGATGATGATTCGGTACTGCCGCGCTCTATCGCTACTAAAGCGGCTTTCGAAAATGCCATGACCTTAGATATCGCTATGGGCGGCTCTACGAATACTATTTTGCATTTATTAGCTGCTGCGAATGAAGCGGAAGTTGACTTTAAAATGCACGATATAGACCGTTTAAGTCGCAATGTCCCTTGCCTATCTAAAGTCGCCCCCGCCTCACAAAAATATCATATGGAAGATGTGCATCGTGCTGGCGGTGTCTTTGCACTATTGGCTGAGCTCGATCGTGCTGGCTTGCTGCATACCGACGTGCCGACTATCCACAGTGCTACGATGAAAGAAGCTATTGATAAATGGGATATTATGAATCCTAACAATGCTGAGGCACGCGCCCGCTATATCGCAGCACCAGGCGGCATCCGCACCACGGAAGCTTTCTCGCAGTCACAAGAGTGGTCAAACCTCGATGTCAACCGCGAGTCGGGCTGTATTCGTAGCGCCCAACATGCCTATTCTACTGACGGCGGTCTAGCGGTACTGTACGGGAATATCGCCGAGCGTGGTTGTGTGGTCAAGACTGCAGGCGTTGATGACAGTATCCTAGTCTTCACCGGTCGTGCGCGTATCTTTGAATCACAAGACGACGCGGTAGCGGCTGTGCTTGCGGATCAAATCGTTGCGGGCGACGTAGTTATCATCCGTTACGAAGGTCCAAAAGGTGGTCCAGGTATGCAAGAAATGCTATACCCAACCACTTACTTAAAATCAAAAGGCTTGGGTAAAGCCTGTGCGCTACTCACCGATGGTCGTTTCTCGGGTGGTACCTCTGGATTATCCATTGGTCATGCCAGCCCAGAAGCGGCTGAGGGCGGTGCTATCGGTCTCGTACAAGAAGGCGATACCATCCATATCGACATCCCTAACCGTACTATCAACATGCAGGTCAGCGATGCTGAATTAGCTGCACGTCGTGAAGAGATGGAGAGTCGCGGTAGCCAAGCTTGGAAGCCCGTAAGCCGTGAACGTTATGTCACGCCTGCGCTACGTGCTTATGCTGCTATGACCACCAGTGCCGATACCGGTGCGATCCGTGATGTGAGCCAAGTCGAGCGCTAA
- a CDS encoding HIT family protein: MTQATKTYEEGNIFAKMLKGEVPCHKVYEDDKTLAFMDIMPQAKGHVLVIPKQQAVELSDLEPEYASAVFMTAKKVLQAQRQVFERDGIIQMQLNGSEAGQTVFHYHVHLIPSNIHELGKHAVTMADQDELAEQAKQLAAIINA, translated from the coding sequence ATGACCCAAGCTACTAAAACTTATGAAGAAGGCAATATTTTTGCCAAAATGCTCAAAGGGGAAGTTCCCTGTCATAAAGTTTATGAGGACGATAAGACATTGGCCTTTATGGACATCATGCCGCAAGCCAAAGGCCATGTGCTAGTGATTCCTAAGCAGCAAGCGGTTGAGCTTAGTGACTTAGAACCTGAGTATGCTAGTGCGGTGTTTATGACGGCTAAAAAGGTCTTGCAAGCCCAGCGTCAGGTCTTTGAGCGTGACGGTATTATTCAAATGCAGCTGAATGGCTCAGAAGCCGGGCAGACGGTCTTTCATTACCATGTGCACTTAATTCCCTCAAATATTCATGAATTGGGTAAGCATGCCGTTACGATGGCCGATCAAGACGAGTTGGCTGAGCAGGCCAAACAATTGGCCGCTATCATCAATGCTTAA
- a CDS encoding BCCT family transporter — MTKSFRSTILLPVFVPAAAVMLLLVIGTAVNPVAAGELFSQVLAFTTETFGWFYMLAVAIFLMSIIALAFSPYGSIKLGPDHAEAEYKFLEWFAMLFSAGYGIALLFYGVAEPVLHFASPPLSTPQTIAAAKEAMQIAYFHWGFHIWAIYGVVGLSLAYFSFRHGLPLSVRSTLYPLIGDRIHGPIGHTVDVFAIVGTMFGIATSLGLSVAQINAGLNYLLPEMVPVNITVQVIIIILVTAAALVSVLAGMDKGVKRLSILNMVLATALMLFVFIVGPSIFILNAFMENTGSYLGNIVERTFSLQAYRSSDWIGSWTLFIFAWTIAWAPFVGLFIAKISRGRTIREFVLGVMLVPTLFTFFWFSVFGDTALHMIMVDGYTSLINEVQNNQAIALFKLLEQLPFTQIVSSLTVLLIITFFVTSSDSGSLVIDALAAGGRTDTPWWQRTFWVVTEGAVAAALLIAGGLEALQTAAIVSALPFAIIILISTFGMWRALRIEGHRNQSLANNNHLPPHLLKLEAWRDRIDYITDQPSREKVLSYIQGTVLAAMNEVAAKFAETGWLPEVNYDEVNNRAVFELRRGDSVEFWYEVRLSEYEVPDYYTEDMSKGLPQEHHHRAEVYLRRGGQTYDLYGYQSESVINDIIDQFEKYLHFVDISPNILPWRMQEHDDDITLEQGSVFDK; from the coding sequence ATGACTAAATCCTTTCGTTCCACTATTTTACTACCGGTCTTTGTCCCAGCCGCTGCGGTCATGCTGCTGCTGGTCATTGGCACCGCAGTGAATCCTGTCGCTGCTGGTGAATTATTCAGTCAAGTGCTGGCCTTTACCACCGAGACTTTCGGTTGGTTCTATATGCTGGCGGTTGCCATCTTTTTAATGTCTATTATTGCTTTAGCCTTTTCACCTTACGGCAGCATTAAGTTGGGCCCAGACCATGCGGAGGCGGAATATAAGTTTCTAGAGTGGTTCGCCATGCTGTTTTCGGCAGGTTACGGCATCGCCTTACTCTTTTATGGGGTCGCCGAACCCGTCTTACATTTTGCTAGTCCGCCGCTGTCCACGCCGCAGACGATTGCCGCCGCAAAAGAGGCGATGCAGATTGCTTATTTCCATTGGGGCTTTCATATCTGGGCGATTTATGGGGTAGTGGGGCTGTCGTTAGCTTATTTCTCTTTTCGTCACGGGTTGCCATTGTCAGTGCGCTCAACGCTATATCCTTTAATTGGCGACAGAATTCATGGCCCCATTGGTCATACCGTGGATGTGTTTGCGATTGTGGGGACCATGTTTGGTATCGCGACCAGTTTAGGACTCTCGGTTGCGCAAATTAATGCCGGCTTAAATTATTTGTTGCCCGAGATGGTGCCAGTAAATATTACCGTACAGGTGATTATCATCATATTGGTGACAGCAGCGGCTTTAGTTTCCGTACTGGCGGGTATGGATAAAGGGGTTAAACGCTTATCTATTCTTAATATGGTCTTGGCTACAGCGCTCATGTTGTTCGTCTTTATCGTAGGCCCGAGCATCTTTATTCTCAATGCCTTTATGGAAAATACGGGCAGCTATTTAGGCAATATCGTTGAGCGTACCTTTAGCCTACAAGCCTATCGATCGAGCGATTGGATTGGCAGTTGGACGCTATTTATCTTTGCTTGGACGATTGCTTGGGCACCTTTTGTCGGCCTATTTATTGCCAAGATTAGCCGCGGTCGTACGATTCGTGAGTTTGTCTTAGGCGTAATGTTAGTGCCCACCTTGTTTACCTTCTTTTGGTTTTCCGTGTTTGGCGATACCGCGCTACACATGATCATGGTAGACGGCTATACCTCGCTCATTAACGAAGTGCAAAATAACCAAGCCATTGCTTTATTTAAGCTGTTAGAACAGCTGCCATTTACGCAAATCGTCTCGTCATTGACCGTATTGTTGATTATCACCTTTTTTGTCACCTCATCGGATTCAGGGTCGCTAGTGATTGATGCCCTAGCCGCGGGTGGTCGTACCGATACGCCCTGGTGGCAGCGTACGTTTTGGGTGGTCACAGAAGGGGCGGTAGCGGCGGCTTTATTGATAGCAGGCGGGTTAGAAGCTTTGCAAACGGCGGCTATTGTTAGTGCCTTACCTTTTGCCATTATTATTTTAATCTCAACTTTTGGCATGTGGCGCGCGCTACGTATCGAAGGGCATCGCAACCAAAGCTTGGCTAATAACAATCACTTACCCCCGCACCTCTTAAAACTAGAGGCTTGGCGCGACCGTATCGATTATATAACCGATCAACCGAGCCGAGAGAAAGTACTCAGTTATATTCAAGGCACAGTTTTAGCCGCCATGAATGAGGTCGCCGCTAAGTTTGCAGAAACCGGCTGGTTGCCTGAAGTGAACTATGACGAGGTGAATAACCGCGCTGTGTTTGAGTTAAGACGGGGAGATAGCGTTGAGTTTTGGTACGAGGTGCGTTTATCAGAGTATGAAGTTCCGGATTATTATACGGAAGATATGAGCAAAGGCTTGCCCCAAGAGCACCATCATCGTGCAGAAGTCTATTTACGCCGTGGTGGTCAGACTTATGATTTATATGGCTATCAGTCTGAATCGGTTATTAACGATATTATTGACCAGTTTGAAAAATATCTGCACTTCGTTGACATCTCGCCCAATATCTTACCTTGGCGCATGCAGGAACACGATGACGATATTACCCTAGAGCAGGGCAGCGTGTTTGATAAATAG
- a CDS encoding BCCT family transporter, translated as MSKLSRSTILLPVFIPTAVIMLLLVVGTSLNPGAAGEVFSEVLSFTTETFGWFYMLATASFLVFLVAIAFSSYGSIRLGPDHSKPEYNFAEWFAMLFSAGYGIALLFYGVAEPVIHFAAPPLSEPQTIAAAKEAMQIAYFHWGFHIWAINGVVALTLAYFAYRHGLPLSMRSTLYPLIGDKIHGPIGHAVDVFAILGTLFGLATSLGISVAQINAGLNYLLPDMIPVSSTVQVIAIALITAAALVSVLAGMDKGVKRLSILNMVIATSLMVFVFIVGPSIFILNAFMENTGSYLGNIVERTFSLQAYRSNDWIGSWTLFIFAWTISWAPFVGLFIAKISRGRTIREFILGVMLVPTIFTFFWFAVFGDTALHMIMVDGYDSLISEVQADQAIALFKLLENLPFTAVVSSLAVVLIVTFFITSSDSGSLVIDALAAGGRTDTPWWQRTFWVVTEGAVAAVLLLAGGLTALQTAAIVSALPFAMIMMLAMFGMWRALRIEGHRNASLANDNHLPPHLLKLEAWRDRIDYMTDQPTRDKVLSYIQGTVLSSMNEVAAKFAETGWTPDVNYDEVNNRAVFELRRGSDVEFWYEVRLSEYAAPDYYTDAPNASNALKNGVGASKGGAGAKSSDLLQKHDYRAEVYLRRGGQTYDLYGYQAVSIINDIIDQFEKYLHFLTLSPDSLPWRMQEHDEDITLEQGSVFDK; from the coding sequence ATGAGCAAATTATCACGATCGACTATTTTGCTGCCCGTATTTATCCCCACGGCAGTCATTATGCTATTGCTAGTCGTTGGCACTTCCTTAAACCCCGGAGCGGCTGGGGAGGTGTTCAGTGAGGTACTGAGTTTTACCACTGAGACTTTTGGCTGGTTCTATATGCTAGCCACCGCCTCTTTTTTGGTGTTTTTGGTTGCTATTGCCTTTTCGTCTTATGGCAGCATCCGTTTAGGTCCTGACCATTCGAAGCCCGAGTATAATTTTGCAGAATGGTTTGCCATGTTGTTTTCGGCAGGGTATGGCATAGCCTTGCTGTTCTATGGGGTTGCCGAACCGGTTATCCACTTTGCTGCGCCGCCTTTGTCTGAACCACAAACTATTGCCGCGGCAAAAGAGGCGATGCAGATAGCTTATTTCCACTGGGGCTTTCATATTTGGGCGATTAACGGGGTAGTCGCTTTAACGTTAGCTTACTTTGCTTATCGTCACGGGCTGCCGTTGTCTATGCGCTCGACCCTATACCCGCTGATTGGCGATAAAATCCATGGCCCTATCGGTCATGCGGTGGATGTGTTTGCTATTTTGGGCACGCTATTCGGTTTAGCGACCAGTCTGGGTATTTCTGTCGCGCAGATTAACGCCGGTTTGAATTATCTACTGCCCGATATGATTCCTGTGAGTAGCACGGTGCAGGTTATTGCAATTGCCTTGATTACCGCCGCTGCTTTGGTATCGGTATTAGCCGGTATGGATAAAGGGGTCAAAAGGCTCTCTATATTAAACATGGTGATAGCCACCTCGTTGATGGTGTTCGTCTTTATCGTGGGTCCGAGTATTTTCATTCTCAATGCGTTTATGGAAAATACCGGCAGCTATTTAGGCAATATTGTAGAGCGTACCTTTAGCCTGCAAGCCTATCGTAGTAATGATTGGATTGGCAGTTGGACGCTGTTTATCTTTGCTTGGACGATTTCTTGGGCGCCCTTCGTCGGGCTTTTCATCGCTAAAATCAGTCGCGGTCGGACCATTCGTGAGTTTATTTTAGGCGTGATGTTGGTGCCTACTATTTTCACCTTCTTTTGGTTTGCGGTGTTTGGGGATACAGCGCTGCATATGATTATGGTAGACGGTTACGACTCGCTCATCAGTGAGGTGCAAGCCGACCAAGCGATTGCCTTGTTTAAACTATTAGAAAATCTGCCCTTTACCGCCGTGGTGTCCTCGCTCGCCGTAGTACTGATTGTGACTTTCTTTATTACCTCTTCAGACTCAGGCTCGCTCGTGATTGATGCGTTAGCGGCAGGCGGTCGTACCGATACGCCTTGGTGGCAACGGACGTTTTGGGTGGTTACCGAAGGCGCAGTTGCTGCCGTACTGCTATTGGCAGGCGGGCTGACCGCGCTACAAACGGCGGCTATTGTCAGTGCCTTACCTTTTGCTATGATTATGATGCTAGCCATGTTTGGCATGTGGCGGGCGCTGCGTATTGAAGGGCATCGCAATGCAAGCTTAGCTAATGACAATCATCTACCGCCGCATCTATTAAAGTTAGAAGCGTGGCGCGACCGTATCGATTATATGACGGATCAACCGACCCGCGACAAGGTGCTCAGTTATATTCAAGGCACCGTGCTATCGTCAATGAATGAGGTGGCTGCCAAGTTTGCTGAGACCGGTTGGACGCCTGATGTGAACTATGATGAGGTGAATAATCGCGCGGTGTTTGAGTTGCGCCGCGGCAGCGATGTAGAATTTTGGTACGAGGTGCGCTTATCGGAGTATGCCGCACCAGATTATTATACTGATGCTCCTAATGCTTCTAATGCTCTTAAAAACGGGGTTGGCGCTAGTAAAGGTGGTGCTGGTGCTAAGAGCAGCGACTTGCTACAGAAGCATGACTACCGTGCCGAAGTGTATCTGCGCCGCGGTGGCCAGACCTATGATTTATATGGTTATCAAGCCGTTTCTATTATCAACGATATTATTGATCAGTTTGAAAAATATCTGCACTTTTTAACCCTGTCACCGGACAGTTTGCCCTGGCGTATGCAAGAGCACGACGAGGACATTACCCTAGAGCAGGGTAGTGTCTTTGATAAATAA
- the dusB gene encoding tRNA dihydrouridine synthase DusB, which produces MTSNDARGKSLHPLLTPLNIGGLTIENRLIIAPMAGVTDNPFRKLCKSFGAGHAVSEMIIADTALYARKKSLYRANFDGEIAPISAQIAGAEPDKLAEAARYQIDNGAQIVDINMGCPAKKVCRRLAGSALLQDEDLVARLLDAAVNAVDAPVTLKTRLGFENGAENILRIAKRAEQAGIAAIAIHGRTREDMYTGKARYELIREVKNSLSIPVIANGDIDSAQKALEVYEQTGCDAVMIGRAAQGQPWLFRDIGHYLATGETLSAPTVAEIKQIVLSHLEALYEFYGEYSGCRIARKHIAWYTTGIPNSNAFRQAMYSEESTAGQFKVVEAFLSAHE; this is translated from the coding sequence ATGACATCAAATGATGCGCGTGGCAAGTCGCTACACCCGCTATTAACCCCATTAAATATTGGCGGATTGACGATAGAAAATCGTTTGATAATCGCGCCTATGGCTGGCGTGACAGACAATCCTTTTCGCAAGCTGTGTAAATCTTTTGGTGCAGGGCATGCCGTTAGTGAGATGATTATTGCCGATACAGCGTTATATGCGCGTAAGAAGTCGCTTTATCGTGCGAATTTTGATGGGGAAATTGCCCCTATCTCTGCACAAATAGCCGGCGCTGAACCAGATAAGCTCGCTGAGGCGGCCAGATATCAGATAGACAATGGCGCACAAATAGTAGATATTAATATGGGCTGCCCGGCTAAAAAGGTCTGCCGTAGGTTGGCAGGTTCGGCGCTATTGCAAGATGAAGATTTGGTCGCTCGGCTACTCGATGCTGCCGTCAATGCGGTCGATGCACCAGTGACGCTGAAGACCCGACTAGGGTTTGAAAATGGCGCTGAGAACATCTTACGGATAGCCAAACGGGCAGAGCAAGCGGGTATCGCGGCCATAGCTATCCATGGGCGTACTCGTGAAGATATGTATACGGGTAAGGCGCGTTATGAGTTAATTCGCGAAGTAAAAAATAGCCTAAGCATTCCTGTCATTGCTAATGGCGATATCGATAGTGCACAGAAGGCGTTAGAAGTTTATGAGCAGACCGGCTGTGACGCTGTGATGATCGGTCGGGCGGCGCAGGGACAACCTTGGCTATTTCGTGATATCGGTCATTATCTAGCAACGGGGGAGACTTTATCCGCCCCAACGGTCGCTGAGATTAAGCAAATCGTCTTGAGTCATCTAGAGGCTCTCTATGAGTTTTATGGCGAATATTCTGGTTGCCGCATTGCTCGGAAACACATTGCTTGGTATACCACTGGGATTCCTAATTCTAATGCCTTTCGTCAAGCTATGTATAGCGAAGAAAGCACGGCAGGTCAGTTTAAAGTGGTGGAAGCCTTTCTTAGCGCGCATGAATAA
- a CDS encoding SDR family NAD(P)-dependent oxidoreductase, which translates to MANPSKKAITEAVQGKNIIITGASSGIGEHTAKLLGACGAQVILLARTEDKLKKVKESIEELGGKASYYPCDLTNMDDIEKISQQILADFEHVDVLVNNAGRSIRRSVHESVERFHDFERTMEINYFGAVKMILGVLPVMMARQTGQIVNISSIGVLANSPRFGAYVASKAALDAFSRCLAAEVKGDNIKITNIFMPLVRTPMIAPTKLYRYMPALSPDEAAMRVAKAIVDKPNSIASNMGKIASATYSLVPAFNVGVQSIGYRLYPSSKAAQMTDKKPNLAQRAFARILPGEHH; encoded by the coding sequence ATGGCCAACCCTTCAAAGAAAGCAATAACCGAAGCCGTACAAGGTAAAAATATCATTATTACGGGTGCCTCAAGTGGTATTGGGGAGCACACTGCTAAGCTGCTAGGGGCATGCGGCGCTCAGGTTATTTTATTGGCGCGTACTGAGGATAAACTCAAAAAAGTTAAAGAGAGTATTGAGGAATTAGGCGGTAAAGCAAGCTATTACCCTTGCGACCTTACCAATATGGACGATATCGAAAAGATCAGCCAACAGATATTGGCTGACTTCGAGCATGTGGATGTCTTAGTAAATAATGCGGGACGGTCGATTCGTCGCTCGGTACATGAGTCTGTGGAGCGCTTCCATGATTTTGAGCGCACTATGGAAATCAACTATTTTGGCGCGGTCAAAATGATTCTTGGGGTTTTACCGGTCATGATGGCTCGCCAAACTGGTCAGATTGTTAATATCTCTTCTATCGGGGTGTTGGCCAATAGCCCACGCTTTGGCGCCTATGTCGCTTCAAAAGCCGCGTTAGATGCTTTTAGCCGCTGTTTGGCCGCTGAGGTAAAAGGAGATAATATTAAAATTACCAATATCTTCATGCCTTTGGTGCGCACGCCTATGATTGCGCCTACCAAGCTATATCGTTATATGCCGGCTTTGAGCCCTGATGAAGCCGCTATGAGGGTAGCCAAAGCTATCGTCGATAAACCCAATAGTATTGCCAGTAATATGGGCAAAATAGCCTCGGCTACCTATTCTTTAGTGCCCGCCTTTAACGTGGGGGTTCAATCTATCGGCTATCGTCTCTACCCGAGCTCGAAAGCTGCGCAAATGACCGATAAAAAGCCCAATTTGGCTCAGCGCGCCTTTGCCCGCATCCTTCCTGGTGAGCATCACTAG
- a CDS encoding DUF1622 domain-containing protein: MASLIHYIDMIAKVVETLGVLIMFLGLLLALVKAAKATLTRGRFSHETYLALRQGVGKSILLGLEVLIAADIMATVVTTPTLRSVVVLGCIVLIRTFLSLSLQVELEGRFPWQKPDRPEQTPPKAIG; encoded by the coding sequence ATGGCATCTCTTATTCATTATATTGATATGATTGCAAAAGTCGTCGAGACGTTAGGCGTATTGATTATGTTTTTAGGCCTACTGTTAGCGTTGGTTAAGGCAGCTAAAGCTACGTTGACGAGGGGCCGCTTTTCTCATGAAACTTATCTAGCCCTTAGACAGGGGGTCGGTAAATCCATCTTATTAGGTTTAGAGGTATTGATTGCAGCCGATATTATGGCAACAGTCGTCACCACGCCGACTTTACGCTCTGTAGTGGTGTTAGGCTGTATCGTATTAATCCGCACCTTCTTAAGCCTATCGCTACAAGTAGAGCTAGAAGGACGCTTCCCTTGGCAAAAGCCCGACCGTCCCGAGCAAACACCGCCTAAAGCCATAGGGTAA
- a CDS encoding inorganic diphosphatase gives MADFNKILDAGDVDGGIINVVVEIPEGSNQKIEWNRDLAVFELDRIEPKIFAKPCNYGFIPQTLDEDGDELDVLIITEHPLTTGIFLKAKVIGVMKFVDDGEVDDKVVVVPADDRNNGNAYNSLEDLPKQLIGQIEFHFNNYKALKKPGSTVVESWENTEVAKEVIKEAIQRWKDK, from the coding sequence ATGGCAGACTTCAATAAAATCCTAGACGCAGGCGATGTCGATGGCGGTATTATCAATGTGGTTGTTGAAATTCCTGAAGGTAGCAATCAGAAAATCGAATGGAACCGCGACCTTGCTGTATTTGAACTAGACCGTATCGAGCCAAAAATCTTTGCTAAGCCTTGCAACTACGGTTTTATCCCACAAACGCTAGATGAAGATGGTGATGAGTTAGACGTATTGATCATCACTGAGCATCCGCTAACGACCGGTATCTTCTTAAAAGCGAAAGTTATCGGTGTTATGAAGTTTGTCGATGACGGCGAAGTAGATGATAAAGTAGTCGTTGTCCCTGCTGATGACCGCAATAACGGCAATGCTTATAACAGCTTAGAAGACCTGCCTAAACAGCTTATCGGCCAAATCGAATTCCATTTCAACAACTACAAAGCCTTGAAAAAGCCAGGCAGCACCGTAGTTGAATCATGGGAAAATACGGAAGTCGCTAAAGAAGTGATTAAAGAAGCTATCCAACGTTGGAAAGATAAATAG
- the lipB gene encoding lipoyl(octanoyl) transferase LipB has product MTHASLSHAPLSSHPAHSISERLVTRNLPQADYVATHTAMSAEVLERLRLAKEDNVQTPDELWVVEHNDVYTLGQAGKESHILTRTNTPIIQTDRGGQVTWHGKGQLVLYWLFDLKTLGWSVRELVSHAEQAIEDVLNSYLESPDLCAQLSAPELAGMAYEYYAKARKDAPGVYIYSRPQQIDSTAQQTTINGHKDVKQTLAAPEIATDTDIMLGKIASLGFKIKHGMSYHGIALNLICDLDPFTAINPCGYAGMTMLRLCDFVQMDYQEVTDALVANIAARHRGEIALRVPASA; this is encoded by the coding sequence ATGACCCACGCCAGCCTATCTCACGCTCCCTTATCTTCCCACCCAGCTCACTCTATCAGCGAGCGCCTCGTCACTAGAAACCTGCCACAAGCAGACTACGTGGCCACCCACACGGCGATGAGTGCAGAAGTCCTTGAGCGCCTTCGTCTTGCTAAAGAAGATAATGTGCAGACCCCAGATGAGCTATGGGTCGTCGAGCATAATGATGTCTATACTCTGGGGCAAGCCGGTAAAGAGAGCCATATCTTGACGCGTACCAATACCCCTATCATCCAGACGGATCGCGGAGGACAGGTCACTTGGCATGGCAAAGGTCAGTTGGTGCTTTATTGGTTGTTTGATTTAAAGACCTTAGGGTGGAGCGTGCGCGAATTGGTTTCGCATGCCGAGCAAGCGATTGAAGATGTGCTCAATAGCTATCTGGAATCTCCTGACCTGTGTGCTCAACTGAGCGCTCCAGAATTAGCCGGCATGGCGTATGAATATTATGCCAAAGCGCGTAAGGATGCGCCGGGGGTGTATATCTATAGTCGACCGCAGCAAATTGATAGTACCGCTCAACAAACTACAATAAATGGCCATAAAGACGTTAAGCAAACATTAGCTGCCCCCGAGATAGCCACGGATACCGATATTATGCTCGGTAAAATTGCCTCGTTAGGGTTTAAAATTAAACATGGCATGAGCTACCATGGTATCGCGCTGAATTTAATCTGCGATTTAGATCCCTTTACGGCGATTAACCCTTGCGGGTATGCGGGCATGACCATGCTGCGTTTATGTGATTTCGTGCAGATGGACTATCAGGAAGTCACTGACGCTTTGGTGGCTAATATTGCAGCGAGGCATCGCGGTGAGATTGCTTTAAGAGTGCCTGCTTCAGCATAG